A single Primulina eburnea isolate SZY01 chromosome 11, ASM2296580v1, whole genome shotgun sequence DNA region contains:
- the LOC140804165 gene encoding protein EARLY RESPONSIVE TO DEHYDRATION 15-like has translation MATSALNPNAPIFVPSVYRQVEDFSDQWWDLVQSSPWFRDYWLRECFSDPQLDSPSNQIPDFIFPEEIVNENPINDNDYDAASKDGGMDLVSLGWLKWRKPRGVLEAPRYCEKAPRTVKVKVNPRPIQQPR, from the exons ATGGCGACGTCAGCACTGAACCCTAACGCGCCGATATTCGTACCGTCGGTGTACCGCCAAGTGGAGGACTTCTCGGATCAGTGGTGGGATCTCGTTCAATCTTCCCCTTGGTTCCGCGACTACTGGCTACGGGAGTGCTTCTCCGATCCCCAACTGGACTCTCCATCTAACCAGATTCCCGATTTCATCTTCCCAGAAGagatcgtcaatgaaaaccccATAAATGACAATGACTATGACGCTGCTTCCAAAG ATGGGGGTATGGATTTGGTATCATTGGGATGGTTGAAGTGGAGGAAGCCGCGTGGAGTTCTCGAGGCCCCGAGGTATTGCGAGAAGGCACCGAGGACTGTGAAGGTGAAGGTGAACCCGAGGCCGATTCAGCAGCCGCGCTAG
- the LOC140804163 gene encoding GRF1-interacting factor 3-like isoform X2, with protein sequence MQQPGPMFQVTPSFPSTNITTEQIQKYLDENKKLILAILDNQNLGKLAECAQYQAQLQKNLMYLAAIADAQPQTLSPSMPPPMTPNNVLQQGGLYMPHPQAAGMAQQPGTFAQRAPFSTPHPMQDPRQQLPQQVHPQSTQGLMAMWPVGATNGTNPMHKNANLGGFNSSLPALNPGNNPDKPESGATPTSDVQ encoded by the exons ATGCAGCAACCAGGTCCGATGTTTCAAGTCACGCCGTCATTTCCATCCACTAACATCACCACCGAACAAATCCAGAAG TACCTTGACGAGAACAAGAAATTGATATTGGCAATTTTGGACAATCAAAATCTTGGCAAACTTGCTGAATGCGCCCA ATACCAGGCGCAACTTCAAAAGAATTTGATGTATTTAGCCGCCATTGCTGATGCCCAACCGCAGACACTGTCACCATCAATGCCTCCCCCG ATGACTCCAAATAATGTACTGCAACAAGGGGGTCTTTACATGCCACATCCTCAGGCAGCAGGCATGGCTCAGCAACCAGGTACATTCGCCCAACGAGCACCATTCAGTACTCCACATCCGATGCAGGACCCGCGGCAGCAACTACCTCAACAAGTCCACCCACAATCCACACAAGGGCTAATGGCCATGTGGCCCGTTGGAGCCACGAATGGCACGAATCCCATGCACAAGAATGCCAATCTTGGAGGGTTCAACAGCAGTTTACCCGCTTTAAATCCAGGAAATAATCCAGATAAACCTGAGAGTGGTGCCACACCTACGTCCGATGTCCAATGA
- the LOC140804163 gene encoding GRF1-interacting factor 3-like isoform X1, protein MQQPGPMFQVTPSFPSTNITTEQIQKYLDENKKLILAILDNQNLGKLAECAQYQAQLQKNLMYLAAIADAQPQTLSPSMPPPHMQMTPNNVLQQGGLYMPHPQAAGMAQQPGTFAQRAPFSTPHPMQDPRQQLPQQVHPQSTQGLMAMWPVGATNGTNPMHKNANLGGFNSSLPALNPGNNPDKPESGATPTSDVQ, encoded by the exons ATGCAGCAACCAGGTCCGATGTTTCAAGTCACGCCGTCATTTCCATCCACTAACATCACCACCGAACAAATCCAGAAG TACCTTGACGAGAACAAGAAATTGATATTGGCAATTTTGGACAATCAAAATCTTGGCAAACTTGCTGAATGCGCCCA ATACCAGGCGCAACTTCAAAAGAATTTGATGTATTTAGCCGCCATTGCTGATGCCCAACCGCAGACACTGTCACCATCAATGCCTCCCCCG CACATGCAGATGACTCCAAATAATGTACTGCAACAAGGGGGTCTTTACATGCCACATCCTCAGGCAGCAGGCATGGCTCAGCAACCAGGTACATTCGCCCAACGAGCACCATTCAGTACTCCACATCCGATGCAGGACCCGCGGCAGCAACTACCTCAACAAGTCCACCCACAATCCACACAAGGGCTAATGGCCATGTGGCCCGTTGGAGCCACGAATGGCACGAATCCCATGCACAAGAATGCCAATCTTGGAGGGTTCAACAGCAGTTTACCCGCTTTAAATCCAGGAAATAATCCAGATAAACCTGAGAGTGGTGCCACACCTACGTCCGATGTCCAATGA